A single region of the Ictalurus punctatus breed USDA103 chromosome 26, Coco_2.0, whole genome shotgun sequence genome encodes:
- the LOC108258422 gene encoding adhesion G protein-coupled receptor E5 isoform X2 produces the protein MELEFAFLLLGLLLVVFPAEPSCDIGYQVLQGTCVDENECEYENTCGEHSVCLNTNGSYYCQCTKGFTSGTTNFTATTGQCRDINECTENSTSPCPENAVCVNTIGSYQCTCLPGFQDKKVGSTYTCADVDECDSKEHVCGEDGTCSNTEGSYSCRCKSGYSNYGNNRTKCTELKCNRLNATSEKDVAAMGGLMNLFMTSCESLSGSSRERRTGETLLENLLNVTGGVLSGGNLNSSSTLSVFFGAVENMMRLIAPQLNKPTTRMDNEDTEAWLTVKKDLTPPTGPVTLDTDKVRLNMRWETAVGANYPGFAFVALVSYKTLNSTNVSHPVKIDTETSRRNTTYLLNSQVVTALVSNTDTHSLPEPVTLTFRHKNEREVSKGLNYSCVYWDEAQGGGLWSGQGCVKGVFNSTHTVCTWSHLSSFAVLMALYPIEDTFELVWLTRVCLTISIICLFICILTFWFCRSIQGTRTTIHLHLCVCLFIANIIFLFFISSTQNKAGCASVAALLHFFYLGAFSFMLLEGVQLYRMVVRVFHTTLHQLYLYAVGYGVPLTIVIISAIAFPSGYGTERHCWLSLDQDFIWSFFAPVCIIIFLNSFFFIITVWKLVEKFSSLNPDLSKLKRLRLFLLTAVAQLCVLGGMWVFGCFLFQEEGTLVMAYLFTLFNSLQGALIFIMHCLMSKPVREEYKKLFGRVCTSEKKRYSEFSTNQSSNSQRPLRSAPSTGESQI, from the exons ATGGAACTTGAATTTGCTTTCCTGCTTCTGG GCCTCCTGCTGGTGGTGTTTCCAGCTGAACCGTCATGTGATATTGGCTATCAGGTGTTACAGGGAACATGTGTAG ATGAGAACGAGTGTGAATATGAGAACACATGTGGTGAGCACTCGGTCTGCTTGAACACAAACGGAAGTTATTACTGCCAGTGTACGAAGGGCTTCACCTCCGGAACCACAAACTTCACTGCCACCACAGGACAATGTCGAG ACATAAACGAGTGCACAGAGAACAGCACGAGCCCTTGTCCTgaaaatgcagtgtgtgtaaacACAATCGGTTCTTACCAATGTACGTGTTTACCTGGGTTTCAAGATAAAAAAGTAGGATCTACGTACACCTGTGCAG ATGTTGATGAATGCGATAGCAAGGAACATGTGTGTGGTGAAGATGGCACTTGTTCCAACACTGAAGGGAGTTACTCTTGCCGGTGTAAATCTGGTTACAGTAACTACGGCAACAATCGGACTAAATGCACAG agttgaAATGTAACAGGCTCAACGCCACATCTGAAAAG GATGTAGCGGCGATGGGCGGGTTGATGAATCTGTTCATGACTAGTTGTGAGTCATTAAGTGGTTCATCGAGGGAACGGCGTACAGGAGAAACATTACtggag AACCTGCTGAATGTCACAGGTGGTGTGTTATCAGGTGGGAACCTGAACTCCAGCTCCACTTTGAGTGTGTTTTTTGGAGCAGTGGAAAACATGATGAGGCTCATCGCACCTCAGCTCAACAAACCCACAACCAGGATGGACAATGAGGACactg AGGCGTGGCTTACAGTCAAGAAGGATCTGACTCCGCCCACTGGACCTGTCACACTGGACACAGACAAGGTGCGGCTTAACATGAGATGGGAAACAGCAGTGGGAGCTAATTacccag GTTTTGCGTTTGTGGCGTTGGTCAGTTATAAAACGCTCAACTCCACCAACGTGTCACATCCAGTGAAGATAGACACAGAAACGTCACGCAGGAACACCACCTACCTACTCAACTCTCAAGTGGTGACGGCTCTCGTCAGCAACACGGACACGCATTCTCTACCTGAGCCCGTCACGCTCACCTTCAGACACAAGAAT GAGAGAGAAGTGTCCAAGGGTCTGAATTACAGCTGTGTGTATTGGGATGAGGCCCAGGGTGGAGGGCTGTGGTCAGGGCAGGGATGTGTGAAGGGCGTGTTTAATTCCACCCACACCGTGTGCACCTGGAGTCACCTGAGCAGCTTCGCTGTTCTAATGGCCCTCTATCCCATCGAG gacACATTTGAGTTGGTGTGGCTCACGCGGGTCTGTCTCACCATATCGATCatctgtttattcatttgtatCCTGACGTTCTGGTTCTGTCGCTCCATCCAGGGAACCCGCACAACAATACACCTCCACCTGTGTGTCTGCCTCTTTATTGCCAACAtcatctttctcttcttcataTCCAGCACACAGAACAAG GCTGGTTGTGCTTCGGTTGCAGCGCTCCTCCATTTCTTCTACCTCGGTGCATTCTCCTTCATGCTGCTGGAAGGAGTGCAGCTCTACCGTATGGTGGTTCGGGTTTTCCACACCACGCTCCACCAACTCTACCTGTACGCTGTGGGATATGGCGTTCCTCTCACCATTGTCATCATCTCTGCCATCGCCTTCCCATCTGGCTATGGCACTGAGCgcca ctgctGGCTCTCTCTCGACCAAGACTTCATCTGGAGTTTCTTTGCACCAGTCTgcatcatcatcttcctcaaCAGTTTCTTCTTCATCATAACCGTCTGGAAACTGGTGGAAAAATTCTCCAGCCTCAATCCAGACCTCTCCAAACTAAAAagactcag gTTGTTCCTCCTGACGGCTGTagctcagctgtgtgtgttgggtgggATGTGGGTTTTTGGCTGTTTCCTCTTTCAGGAGGAGGGGACGCTGGTGATGGCGTACCTCTTCACTCTGTTTAACAGCCTGCAGGGGGCGCTCATCTTCATCATGCACTGCCTCATGAGCAAACCG GTGAGAGAGGAATATAAGAAACTTTTTGGCAGAGTTTGCACATCAGAGAAGAAGAGATATTCTGAATTCAGCACCAATCAGTCCAGCAACAGTCAG CGGCCTCTCCGGAGTGCACCGAGCACAGGAGAATCCCAGATATGA
- the LOC108258423 gene encoding basement membrane-specific heparan sulfate proteoglycan core protein yields MVEGGGLRVNKQIHRQKNRHTEREICLFIMEAIRATLIFSSLLLTVLAQKPVVSIEPHSVAVKQDDTVSFRCHVTSGAQPVQLEWKRPNNQPLADNVKVGPDGSVLTIASARPGNQGQYRCVATNTQGKGTNMAILTVKQPPKVRVTPAGQVKVKVGGVSSLECNASGKPRPSITWFKQEAGRELVVVSTTTLTSVTAKVKVTAPQDGGTFVCRAQNKDGTSEEKVELKVEGVAIEPKATVDQTDLTAVEGQTVTMKCQATGSPTPVITWSKLRAPLPWQHRAEGGTLTLSSVGRQDSGQYICNATNSAGFSEAYVQMEVDTPPYATTVPDHVTARRGASLRVQCIAHGSHPISFQWSRVGGAAISSGAKITKEGVLAIAQLKVTDSGTYRCVATNHVGNSETFAIVTVRA; encoded by the exons ATGGTGGAGGGAGGGGGACTGAGAGTGAACaaacagatacacagacagaagaacagacacacagagagagagatctgtctTTTCATCATGGAGGCAATCAGGGCTACACTGATCTTTTCCAGTCTTCTTCTAACAG TATTGGCTCAGAAGCCGGTCGTGTCCATCGAGCCTCACAGCGTAGCCGTTAAACAGGACGATACGGTGAGTTTCCGGTGCCACGTGACCAGCGGCGCTCAGCCGGTCCAGCTGGAGTGGAAACGACCCAATAACCAACCACTAGCAG ATAACGTTAAAGTCGGACCTGATGGATCAGTACTGACCATTGCTTCTGCTCGCCCCGGTAACCAGGGACAGTACCGCTGCGTAGCAACCAACACTCAAGGAAAAGGCACCAATATGGCGATACTTACTGTGAAGC agcctCCAAAAGTGCGTGTGACCCCTGCCGGCCAAGTAAAGGTAAAAGTGGGTGGTGTCTCATCTCTGGAGTGCAATGCCTCTGGGAAGCCCCGCCCCTCCATTACCTGGTTTAAACAGGAAGCTGGAAGAGAGCTTGTAGTGGTTTCCACGACGACGCTCACCAGTGTGACagcaaag GTGAAGGTTACAGCCCCACAGGATGGCGGGACGTTTGTGTGTCGTGCCCAAAACAAGGACGGCACGTCCGAGGAGAAGGTGGAGCTTAAGGTAGAAGGTGTTGCCATAGAGCCCAAGGCTACTGTAGACCAGACAGACTTGACGGCTGTTGAGGGACAAACGGTGACCATGAAATGCCAAGCGACCG GTTCCCCCACTCCTGTTATTACCTGGTCTAAGCTGCGTGCTCCGTTGCCATGGCAGCACAGAGCAGAGGGAGGAACTCTGACGCTCAGCAGCGTCGGACGGCAAGATTCGG GTCAGTACATCTGTAACGCCACAAACTCGGCAGGTTTCAGTGAAGCGTATGTGCAGATGGAGGTGGACA CTCCGCCTTATGCCACCACCGTTCCTGATCATGTGACCGCTCGTCGTGGCGCCTCTCTGCGTGTGCAGTGTATCGCCCATGGCTCTCACCCAATCAGCTTCCAGTGGtcacgtgtgggcggggctgCGATATCTTCAGGGGCAAAGATCACCAAGGAAGGCGTGCTGGCGATCGCTCAGCTCAAAGTGACCGACAGCGGGACGTACAGATGCGTTGCCACCAACCACGTGGGCAACAGCGAAACGTTCGCCATCGTCACCGTCCGAG CGTAA
- the LOC108258422 gene encoding adhesion G protein-coupled receptor E5 isoform X1 yields MELEFAFLLLGLLLVVFPAEPSCDIGYQVLQGTCVDENECEYENTCGEHSVCLNTNGSYYCQCTKGFTSGTTNFTATTGQCRDINECTENSTSPCPENAVCVNTIGSYQCTCLPGFQDKKVGSTYTCADIDECVLIPTVCEPHGVCENTLGTFTCSCPTGFRNQGDSHTPCKDVDECDSKEHVCGEDGTCSNTEGSYSCRCKSGYSNYGNNRTKCTELKCNRLNATSEKDVAAMGGLMNLFMTSCESLSGSSRERRTGETLLENLLNVTGGVLSGGNLNSSSTLSVFFGAVENMMRLIAPQLNKPTTRMDNEDTEAWLTVKKDLTPPTGPVTLDTDKVRLNMRWETAVGANYPGFAFVALVSYKTLNSTNVSHPVKIDTETSRRNTTYLLNSQVVTALVSNTDTHSLPEPVTLTFRHKNEREVSKGLNYSCVYWDEAQGGGLWSGQGCVKGVFNSTHTVCTWSHLSSFAVLMALYPIEDTFELVWLTRVCLTISIICLFICILTFWFCRSIQGTRTTIHLHLCVCLFIANIIFLFFISSTQNKAGCASVAALLHFFYLGAFSFMLLEGVQLYRMVVRVFHTTLHQLYLYAVGYGVPLTIVIISAIAFPSGYGTERHCWLSLDQDFIWSFFAPVCIIIFLNSFFFIITVWKLVEKFSSLNPDLSKLKRLRLFLLTAVAQLCVLGGMWVFGCFLFQEEGTLVMAYLFTLFNSLQGALIFIMHCLMSKPVREEYKKLFGRVCTSEKKRYSEFSTNQSSNSQRPLRSAPSTGESQI; encoded by the exons ATGGAACTTGAATTTGCTTTCCTGCTTCTGG GCCTCCTGCTGGTGGTGTTTCCAGCTGAACCGTCATGTGATATTGGCTATCAGGTGTTACAGGGAACATGTGTAG ATGAGAACGAGTGTGAATATGAGAACACATGTGGTGAGCACTCGGTCTGCTTGAACACAAACGGAAGTTATTACTGCCAGTGTACGAAGGGCTTCACCTCCGGAACCACAAACTTCACTGCCACCACAGGACAATGTCGAG ACATAAACGAGTGCACAGAGAACAGCACGAGCCCTTGTCCTgaaaatgcagtgtgtgtaaacACAATCGGTTCTTACCAATGTACGTGTTTACCTGGGTTTCAAGATAAAAAAGTAGGATCTACGTACACCTGTGCAG ACATTGATGAGTGTGTGCTAATCCCCACTGTGTGTGAACCGCACGGTGTATGCGAAAACACACTCGGCACATTCACCTGCTCGTGTCCCACCGGGTTCCGTAACCAAGGCGACAGCCACACCCCTTGTAAAG ATGTTGATGAATGCGATAGCAAGGAACATGTGTGTGGTGAAGATGGCACTTGTTCCAACACTGAAGGGAGTTACTCTTGCCGGTGTAAATCTGGTTACAGTAACTACGGCAACAATCGGACTAAATGCACAG agttgaAATGTAACAGGCTCAACGCCACATCTGAAAAG GATGTAGCGGCGATGGGCGGGTTGATGAATCTGTTCATGACTAGTTGTGAGTCATTAAGTGGTTCATCGAGGGAACGGCGTACAGGAGAAACATTACtggag AACCTGCTGAATGTCACAGGTGGTGTGTTATCAGGTGGGAACCTGAACTCCAGCTCCACTTTGAGTGTGTTTTTTGGAGCAGTGGAAAACATGATGAGGCTCATCGCACCTCAGCTCAACAAACCCACAACCAGGATGGACAATGAGGACactg AGGCGTGGCTTACAGTCAAGAAGGATCTGACTCCGCCCACTGGACCTGTCACACTGGACACAGACAAGGTGCGGCTTAACATGAGATGGGAAACAGCAGTGGGAGCTAATTacccag GTTTTGCGTTTGTGGCGTTGGTCAGTTATAAAACGCTCAACTCCACCAACGTGTCACATCCAGTGAAGATAGACACAGAAACGTCACGCAGGAACACCACCTACCTACTCAACTCTCAAGTGGTGACGGCTCTCGTCAGCAACACGGACACGCATTCTCTACCTGAGCCCGTCACGCTCACCTTCAGACACAAGAAT GAGAGAGAAGTGTCCAAGGGTCTGAATTACAGCTGTGTGTATTGGGATGAGGCCCAGGGTGGAGGGCTGTGGTCAGGGCAGGGATGTGTGAAGGGCGTGTTTAATTCCACCCACACCGTGTGCACCTGGAGTCACCTGAGCAGCTTCGCTGTTCTAATGGCCCTCTATCCCATCGAG gacACATTTGAGTTGGTGTGGCTCACGCGGGTCTGTCTCACCATATCGATCatctgtttattcatttgtatCCTGACGTTCTGGTTCTGTCGCTCCATCCAGGGAACCCGCACAACAATACACCTCCACCTGTGTGTCTGCCTCTTTATTGCCAACAtcatctttctcttcttcataTCCAGCACACAGAACAAG GCTGGTTGTGCTTCGGTTGCAGCGCTCCTCCATTTCTTCTACCTCGGTGCATTCTCCTTCATGCTGCTGGAAGGAGTGCAGCTCTACCGTATGGTGGTTCGGGTTTTCCACACCACGCTCCACCAACTCTACCTGTACGCTGTGGGATATGGCGTTCCTCTCACCATTGTCATCATCTCTGCCATCGCCTTCCCATCTGGCTATGGCACTGAGCgcca ctgctGGCTCTCTCTCGACCAAGACTTCATCTGGAGTTTCTTTGCACCAGTCTgcatcatcatcttcctcaaCAGTTTCTTCTTCATCATAACCGTCTGGAAACTGGTGGAAAAATTCTCCAGCCTCAATCCAGACCTCTCCAAACTAAAAagactcag gTTGTTCCTCCTGACGGCTGTagctcagctgtgtgtgttgggtgggATGTGGGTTTTTGGCTGTTTCCTCTTTCAGGAGGAGGGGACGCTGGTGATGGCGTACCTCTTCACTCTGTTTAACAGCCTGCAGGGGGCGCTCATCTTCATCATGCACTGCCTCATGAGCAAACCG GTGAGAGAGGAATATAAGAAACTTTTTGGCAGAGTTTGCACATCAGAGAAGAAGAGATATTCTGAATTCAGCACCAATCAGTCCAGCAACAGTCAG CGGCCTCTCCGGAGTGCACCGAGCACAGGAGAATCCCAGATATGA